A stretch of the Pan paniscus chromosome 2, NHGRI_mPanPan1-v2.0_pri, whole genome shotgun sequence genome encodes the following:
- the SSUH2 gene encoding protein SSUH2 homolog, protein MDRDLNEDDSVVDLSFEAESPLAPPTELRERLPSYDWLLQGGRGQIFFPPLEAPGRPQEQRSWPSFLEHRVPAMTEEVAQEALLSFVDSKCCYSSTVAGDLVIQEMKQQTLCRYRLETFSESRISEWTFQPFTNHSVDGPQRGASPRLWDIKVQVPPMFQEDTRKFQVPHSSLVKECHKCHGRGRYKCSGCHGAGTVRCPSCCGAKRKAKQSRRCQLCAGSGRRRCSTCSGRGNKTCATCKGEKKLLHFIQLVIMWKNSLFEFVSEHRLNCPRELLAKAKGENLFKDENSVVYPIVDFPLRDISLASQRGIAEHSAALASRARVLQQRQTIELIPLTEVHYWYQGKTYVYYIYGTDHQVYAVDYPERYCCGCTIV, encoded by the exons ATGGACAGGGATCTGAATGAAGATGACA GTGTGGTGGACCTCAGTTTTGAGGCCGAGAGTCCTCTGGCGCCCCCCACAGAGCTCCGGGAGAGACTGCCTAGCTATGACTGGCTTCTTCAAGGGGGCA GAGGACAGATATTCTTCCCGCCTTTGGAGGCCCCAGGGAGGCCCCAGGAGCAAAGGTCCTGGCCCTCGTTCCTGGAACACAG AGTCCCTGCGATGACGGAGGAGGTGGCCCAGGAAGCCCTCCTCAGCTTTGTGGACTCTAAGTGCTGCTACAGCAGCACGGTGGCTGGAGACCTCGTCATCCAGGAGATGAAGCAGCAGACCCTCTGCAGG taccGTCTGGAGACCTTTAGTGAATCCAGGATAAGTGAGTGGACATTTCAACCCTTTACTA ACCACTCTGTGGATGGGCCGCAAAGAGGCGCCTCCCCCAGGCTCTGGGACATCAAGGTTCAGGTTCCTCCGATGTTTCAGGAAGACACCAGGAAGTTCCAGGTCCCTCACTCGTCACTGGTCAAG GAATGCCACAAATGCCACGGGCGTGGGCGGTACAAGTGCAGCGGCTGCCACGGGGCGGGCACG GTGCGGTGCCCGTCCTGCTGCGGAGCCAAGCGCAAAGCCAAGCAGTCCCGGAGGTGTCAGCTGTGCGCGGGGTCCGGCAGGCGAAG ATGTAGCACCTGCTCAGGGAGAGGGAACAAGACCTGCGCCACCTGCAAGGGGGAGAAGAAGCTGTTGCACTTCATCCAGCTTGTCATCATGTG GAAGAACAGCTTGTTTGAGTTTGTGTCTGAGCACCGGCTCAATTGCCCCAGGGAGCTCCTTGCTAAAGCCAAAGGAGAAAACCTCTTTAAGGATGAAAACTCGGTG GTGTACCCCATCGTGGACTTCCCCCTGCGAGACATCTCTCTTGCCTCCCAGAGGGGCATTGCGGAGCACAgcgctgccttggcctcccgtgCCCGCGTCCTGCAGCAG CGCCAGACCATTGAGCTGATCCCCCTCACAGAAGTTCACTATTGGTACCAAGGAAAGACTTATGTCTACTACATCTATGGCACTGACCACCAGGTATATGCGGTGGACTATCCTGAGCGGTATTGCTGTGGCTGTACCATCGTGTGA